AAAACGGTAATCCGCGCCAACGGGAATTGCAGCGCTTTCATGTGATTATATTATTGGTAAGGGAAGGAGCCCCTAAACTCCTTCCGCTTGACCAGGATAATATAAAACCTAAGAATAAGGCCGGTTCCTTGGAGGTAATAATTAATTGTTGACTACGTGGCATATAGTAAAATTTACACCGGCCTTATGGTTTCATGGTGTAAAACTAGCCACATCGGCAACTGCAGAAGTGTGGAAAATCCGTAATAAATGTTAAAGTTTAAGAAACGCGAAGCCTACAGCGTTCCAGTCACGCGATTGGCCTGAGCGAAAGTCCTTTGATAATAAGGCTCTTTGGTAGAAGAAATGATTACGCCGCTTTGCGTGGAAGAGTGTATGAATTTGATTTCATCATCGTTGACCTCAGTCACCATGCCTACATGGTTGATCACGCTTCTTCCATTGGTCCTGAAGAAAATGAGATCGCCAACCCTGATGTCCTTGCGGTCGAGTTTCTGGCCGACTTTAGACATGTCGTTGGAGCTCCTGGGCAACTTGATGTCAAAGATGTTAAACACCGCTGTCACCATCCCCGAACAATCCATTCCTGCAGTTGTTGTCCCGCCTCCATGGTAACGGACACCCATAAAAGTCATCGCATTGTAAACCATCTGTGTGCCCAGATAATTATCATACGACTCGATGATGATGTCATTGTCATTGGTATCATTGATAAGCGCTGCCTTTTTAGATTTCGAAACCGTTCTGGACTCTTTGGTGTCCCGCGCTTTCGCATCGGTATACGCTATGAGTTTTGGTTTTTCAGGAGCGGCAACTATTTTTCTGTCTGAAGGCTTCTGGTAAACCCCTTTTTTTAAGGCTTCTTTCTTCGAAGTGATAATCTGGGCGTGGCCCGTTGAAAACAGCAATAAAAGCGTCAGGATGGATAAAGTCTTCTTTGTTAAGGACATATTTTATTTTTTATTTTTCATTATAAAAGCAATACCGCTTTCACGATTTAGATTTATAAATAAAATTCGGGTGTGAATTTTGTGAAATCCGGCGAATCCGGAAAAGGATAACGCCCTGGGCTAAAGCTTTAGTATGATGCCCGCGACAAATATATCAAAATTTCGTAGAAAAGTTGTGTTTTAACACTTTAAATTTGTGTAAAACTTTCCGCCAGGGTGATTTTTCCGGCGCGTCAGGATGATAGTGGATTGAAAATGAAACGGTTATTTCAAGGCAGTTTTCCGGATCAGTTTTTGAGGTAATTAACAATCAGCTTCGCGGTTTTCCCGCTTGCGCCTTCGCCTCCAAGACGTTTTTCGAGAAGATCGTATTGTTCCAGCAGGGCGGTGCGGTGCGACGGCGTAAGGAGTTTCTGCAGCTCCTTTTTGAGGTTTTTCCGATTCAACCGGTCCTGGATCAGCTCGGTGACCACTTCCTTGTCCATGATCAGGTTGACGAGCGAAATGTATTTGAGCGTGATGATCCTTTTGGCAATCTGATAGGAAATCCATCCCCCTTTATAACACACCACCTCAGGGACCTTAAACAGCGCGGTCTCCAGCGTAGCCGTGCCGGAAGTTACCAGGGCGGCGTGCGCATGTGTCAGCAAATCGTAGGTTTTATTCGAAACGAACCTGACGTTTGCGTGCTGCAGGAACGGTTCGTAAAACGAAAAATCCTGGCTTGGTGCACCTGCAATCACAAACTGATAGTCCGGAAAGTCATTGGCAATGCTCAGCATCACTGACAGCATTTTGGTAATTTCCTGCTTCCTGCTCCCAGGGAGTACCGCAACAATCGGCGCATCGTCAAGTTGGTTTTCAGAAATAAAATCGGCGTAACTTATTTTTTTGCGGTTGTGTATGGCATCAATCAGCGGATGCCCTACAAATTCGACAGGGAAATGATGCTTCTGCTCGTAGAAATCTTTTTCGAAAGGCAGGATTACAAAAAGCTTATCCACATCGCGACGGATGTCCCTGATGCGGTTTTCCTTCCAGGCCCATATTTGCGGCGAGATATAATAAAAGGTCCTGAATCCGAGTGGTTTTGCCCATTTGGCAATCCTCATGTTGAATCCCGGATAATCGATAAAAATAATCACGTCAGGCCGGAACGCAGAAATGTCTTCCTTGCAGCGCCTGATGTTTTCAAAAATAGTGCGCAGGTTGGCCACGACTTCGGCAAAGCCCATAAAAGCGAGCTCCCGGTAATGTTTGACCAATGTCCCGCCAACAGCCTGCATCAGGTCGCCGCCCCAGAAACGGATGTCGGCGCCGGGATCTTCCCTGTAAAGTGCCTTCATCAGGTTGGATCCGTGGAGGTCTCCTGAAGCTTCGCCGGCAATGATGTAATATTTCATCTATAAAAATATTGTAGCAATGGCCAGGATCATGGTGGCCATAATGACGCCCCAGGCCATATCCTTTTTGCTTTTCAACAATAAAAAAAACACCCCGATGTTTGGCACTGCCCCGATCGTAATGATCTTACCCAGTTGGCCGGTGGCTTTCGTCGCGGCGATCCCGTCACTGATCCCATATTCCGTAAAGCCCACAATAAACAGGCAGCTTCCGAGCAATGCCGTGGCCAGTCCGATAACAATTCCTAAGAATACATGCAGTTTATTCATTGATTTTCCATGAGTTAAGTTCCTGTATCGCATGGTGCGCGGTCATATCATAATGTACGGGTACAACTGAGATGTAGCCGTTGGCGAGTGCCCATTCATCAGTGTCTTCCCCTTCGTCCTGGTTCACGAACTCGCCGGTAAGCCAGTAGTAGTCCTTGCCGTTCGGATTGGTGCGTTTGTCGAATTTCTCCATCCACATGGCTTTTGCCTGGCGGCAGATTTTGATGCCTTTGATATCCGCTTCCGGTAATTTCGGTATGTTTACGTTTAAGATGGTGCCGTTTGACAGGCTGCGTTCCAGCACATGCGCTGCGATGTTGCGGATAAATTTCCGCGATTGGCTGAAATCTGCATTCCAGTCGAAATCCGCAAGTGAAAATCCTATCGCGGGTATGCCTTCGATGCCGGCTTCTACCGCGGCACTCATCGTCCCGGAATAAATGACGTTGATTGATGAATTCGATCCGTGATTGATCCCCGAAACGCACAAATCAGGCTTCTGATGCAGGATTTCATTCACGGCCAGTTTCACACAATCCACCGGCGTGCCCGAGCAGCTGTACTCGTTGTCATTTTCGCCTGACACGCGGTTCAGGTACAGTGTACTATTGATCGTAATGGCATGGCCCATGGCGCTTTGGGGCTTGTCCGGCGCAACGACGACCACGTCGCCAAGTTCCTTCATGATGTCAATCAACATCCGGATACCCGGCGCGAAAATGCCATCATCATTGGTTACTAAAATCAGGGGTTTTGCTGTCATGATATTTTGGGCAGCCATTTCCCGCTTTCGCCTTTATCTTTGCTCATGCTTCGCAAAGGATACCGGCTCTATCGGGGCTGCAGCTCCTGCTACGGTTAAAATTTTTTGTCCTCTTGACGAGATAAATCGTCGCTAAAATAAGCATTTTTGAGCGGAACTTCCTATTTTAGCATGTTTAACAAAAAATTATGTGACACGCCAAATCATTGGTATGGTTTTTATGTAATTTAGGCACGAAATTGATGAATGCAATTATGAATTTTATGAGAAGAAATTATAAGGTATTGCTGGTTGTCGCAGCGTTGTCTGTGGCATTATGGAGTTTTATCCCGAGAGGGAATAAGAACGACCCTGAGAAGGATAAGCTGCTGTTGGAACTGTTGGCTTTCGTCATCAATAAAGGGCATTATGCGCCCAAGGACATCGACGATAACTTTTCCAAAATTGTGTATAAGGACTACCTTACTGCGCTCGATCCTTCCAAAAGGTTTTTCCTGCAGTCGGACATCGACGAGTTTTCAAAATATGAGACATTGGTTGATGATGCGATCAGGAACAAGGACCTCACATTTTTTGACCTCACTTACAACCGTTTGATGCAGCGTATGGAGGAAAGCAAGGCATACTACAAGGACATCCTTGCCAAGCCTTTCGATTACAATGTCGATGAAAGTTTCAATATCGATTACGATAAGATGCCTTACGCCAAATCAACCGCTGAGCTCAAGGAAAAATGGCGCAAGCAGATTAAGCTTTCCACACTATCCTCGTTGTCTGACAGGCTTAAATTGCAGGAAGACAAGGCCAAAGGCATCAAGGAAGAACCTGTCGCCGATGAGGAATCGGACGATACGGAGCCTGCGCCTAAAACCACGGCTGCAGACGAGGCCCCCAAAACCTTCGAGCAGCTCGAGAAAGAGACCCGTGAGAATTCGCTGAAGTCGCTCAACGAGTATTTTGGGTTTATCAAAGACCTGAACCGTGAAGATTATTTTTCAGTCTTCGTGAATACCATCGCCGAAACTTTTGATCCGCACACGTCTTATTTCGCTCCTGAAGACAAGGACAAATTCGATATGAGTATCTCCGGAAAATTTGACGGGATCGGTGCCAGGCTGCAAAAGAAAAACGACTTTACCGAAATCACCGAACTGATTTCCGGCGGACCGGCATGGAGGGGAAAAGAACTCGAACCGGGTGATGTTGTGCTGAAAGTCGGACAGGGCAAGGAAGAGCCCGTGGATGTTGTCGGGATGCGTATTGACGATGTGGTCAAGAAAATCAAAGGCCCAAAAGGTACTGAGGTGCGTCTCACCGTTAAAAAAGTTGACGGTTCGATGAAAGTCATTTCCATTATCCGTGACGTGGTAGAGATCGAGGAGACGTATGCCAAATCCAGTATCGTCAAAAAAGACGGCAAGTTATACGGCGTGATTTACCTGCCTAAGTTTTATATCGATTTTGAAAATAAGGACAGTCGGGATGCGGCTAAAGACGTTGCGCTGGAAATTGACCGCCTCAAGAAGCAGGGCATCCAGGGACTGGTGTTCGACGTGCGTGACAATGGCGGCGGCTCACTGCGCACCGTGGTGGACATTGCCGGGCTGTTCATTGATCAGGGCCCGATCGTACAGGTAAAATCAACCGGCAAGAATAAGGAAGTGCTTCCTGATAATGACAGCAAAGTACAATGGGACGGGCCATTGGTGGTGATGGTAAATAATTTCTCCGCTTCAGCATCTGAAATCCTGGCTGCGGCGATCCAGGACTACAAACGCGGCGTCATCATCGGCAGCAAACAGTCTTATGGGAAAGGAACCGTGCAGAACGTCATCGACCTGAACCAGTTTGTGCGCAACAGTGCCACCGGCGACCTGGGCGCACTGAAAACCACCACGCAGAAATTTTACAGGATTAACGGTGGTTCTACGCAGCTTAAAGGCGTGGCCAGTGACGTGGAAATGCCGGACAAGTACACTTACATCGAAGTAGGTGAGCGCGACTCTGAAAACGCGATGCCATGGGATAAGATTGATCCGGCGAATTACAATGTCTGGGACAGGCAGCCGAATTTTGAAAAGGCGATTGCAAACAGCAAGAAACGGGTGGCGCAAAGCCAGCAATTCAGGCTGATTGACGAGAACGCGCAATGGCTCGGAAAGCGTAAAGATGAGAACGATTACAGCCTGAACATTGACAAGTTCAGGAAAGAGCAGGAAAATATCAAAGCAGAAAATAAAAAATACAAGGCGATCGGGGAGTACAAAACCAACCTGGAATTCACCTCGCTTCCGTACGAAACGGCACAGATGGAAAAAGATGAGGTGCTGAAAGAGAAGCGGAAAAGATGGCACGAAAGCCTGGCCAAGGATGCCTATGTAGAAGAAGCGCTCAACGTGCTGTCTGACCTGCAGGACAGTGGCAGCAAACCGACAGTCAATCTCAAGAAAAGGGAAAAGCTGGTGAAGTCATAACATTGTTGCATGAGCGGGAACCAGTCATTAACCAGTATAGCGCTCCGGAAATTCAGGAAGAATTTCTGGGGCGTTTTCAGTTTTGCATTTATCGTCCTGGTGATGCTGCTTGCCATTTTCGCGTATGTGCTGGCTCCTGACAATTCGCAGAACGCCAATCAGATGCATCTGTCAATTCATTCCCGGAAGCCCGGCTTCTCGGTGACGATGTTGTCGATTCCGTCGGGAGAAAAGGCCGAAAGTGCGATTTCGGGTTATGTTTCCGGTTTCCCAAGTATGGCCAATGAGATTCCCATCCGTCGCTATGAACTCAAAAACAATGAGATCGTCTACGAGGAATACAACGAGGATCCCTCAGTAAAAATCGTGAAATCGGTTCCGCTGAGCCAACTCGGAGGATACCCTGACATATACACTGCCGCGAAGGATGTCATCCGGAAGCAAAGCTTTATTTTAGGCACCGACAAATACGGAAGGGATGTCCTGAGCAGACTGCTGGTAGGGTCGCGGGTTTCACTGTCAATTGGGTTTGTGGCGGTGTTCATTTCTCTTGTTATAGGCATATTCTTCGGGGCAATCGGGGGGTATTTCGGTGGCAAAGCCGATGCTTTCGTAATGTGGCTCGTAAACATCATCTGGTCAATCCCGACATTGCTGCTGGTCATTGCCATCACGCTCGCTTTGGGAAAAGGTTTTTGGCAGGTATTCATTGCTGTAGGGCTCACAATGTGGGTTGAAGTCGCACGTGTGGTCCGTGGACAGGTCATCAGCATCAGGGAAATGCAATATGTTACCGCATCGCGCGCGTTGGGCTACGGCAATTTCAGGATTATTTTCAATCACATCCTGCCAAATATCATGGCGCCGGTCATCGTAATTTCTGCGGCCAATTTTGCGTCGGCGATTTTGGTTGAGAGCGGGCTGAGTTTCCTCGGACTGGGCGCACAACCGCCGGTGCCCAGCTGGGGGAGCATGATCAAGGACCACTACAGTTA
The nucleotide sequence above comes from Flavobacterium magnum. Encoded proteins:
- the surE gene encoding 5'/3'-nucleotidase SurE, whose product is MTAKPLILVTNDDGIFAPGIRMLIDIMKELGDVVVVAPDKPQSAMGHAITINSTLYLNRVSGENDNEYSCSGTPVDCVKLAVNEILHQKPDLCVSGINHGSNSSINVIYSGTMSAAVEAGIEGIPAIGFSLADFDWNADFSQSRKFIRNIAAHVLERSLSNGTILNVNIPKLPEADIKGIKICRQAKAMWMEKFDKRTNPNGKDYYWLTGEFVNQDEGEDTDEWALANGYISVVPVHYDMTAHHAIQELNSWKINE
- a CDS encoding ABC transporter permease, translated to MSGNQSLTSIALRKFRKNFWGVFSFAFIVLVMLLAIFAYVLAPDNSQNANQMHLSIHSRKPGFSVTMLSIPSGEKAESAISGYVSGFPSMANEIPIRRYELKNNEIVYEEYNEDPSVKIVKSVPLSQLGGYPDIYTAAKDVIRKQSFILGTDKYGRDVLSRLLVGSRVSLSIGFVAVFISLVIGIFFGAIGGYFGGKADAFVMWLVNIIWSIPTLLLVIAITLALGKGFWQVFIAVGLTMWVEVARVVRGQVISIREMQYVTASRALGYGNFRIIFNHILPNIMAPVIVISAANFASAILVESGLSFLGLGAQPPVPSWGSMIKDHYSYIILGKPYLAMVPGIAIMLVTLAFMMTGNALRDALDVKSS
- the lpxB gene encoding lipid-A-disaccharide synthase, whose amino-acid sequence is MKYYIIAGEASGDLHGSNLMKALYREDPGADIRFWGGDLMQAVGGTLVKHYRELAFMGFAEVVANLRTIFENIRRCKEDISAFRPDVIIFIDYPGFNMRIAKWAKPLGFRTFYYISPQIWAWKENRIRDIRRDVDKLFVILPFEKDFYEQKHHFPVEFVGHPLIDAIHNRKKISYADFISENQLDDAPIVAVLPGSRKQEITKMLSVMLSIANDFPDYQFVIAGAPSQDFSFYEPFLQHANVRFVSNKTYDLLTHAHAALVTSGTATLETALFKVPEVVCYKGGWISYQIAKRIITLKYISLVNLIMDKEVVTELIQDRLNRKNLKKELQKLLTPSHRTALLEQYDLLEKRLGGEGASGKTAKLIVNYLKN
- a CDS encoding carboxy terminal-processing peptidase; amino-acid sequence: MNAIMNFMRRNYKVLLVVAALSVALWSFIPRGNKNDPEKDKLLLELLAFVINKGHYAPKDIDDNFSKIVYKDYLTALDPSKRFFLQSDIDEFSKYETLVDDAIRNKDLTFFDLTYNRLMQRMEESKAYYKDILAKPFDYNVDESFNIDYDKMPYAKSTAELKEKWRKQIKLSTLSSLSDRLKLQEDKAKGIKEEPVADEESDDTEPAPKTTAADEAPKTFEQLEKETRENSLKSLNEYFGFIKDLNREDYFSVFVNTIAETFDPHTSYFAPEDKDKFDMSISGKFDGIGARLQKKNDFTEITELISGGPAWRGKELEPGDVVLKVGQGKEEPVDVVGMRIDDVVKKIKGPKGTEVRLTVKKVDGSMKVISIIRDVVEIEETYAKSSIVKKDGKLYGVIYLPKFYIDFENKDSRDAAKDVALEIDRLKKQGIQGLVFDVRDNGGGSLRTVVDIAGLFIDQGPIVQVKSTGKNKEVLPDNDSKVQWDGPLVVMVNNFSASASEILAAAIQDYKRGVIIGSKQSYGKGTVQNVIDLNQFVRNSATGDLGALKTTTQKFYRINGGSTQLKGVASDVEMPDKYTYIEVGERDSENAMPWDKIDPANYNVWDRQPNFEKAIANSKKRVAQSQQFRLIDENAQWLGKRKDENDYSLNIDKFRKEQENIKAENKKYKAIGEYKTNLEFTSLPYETAQMEKDEVLKEKRKRWHESLAKDAYVEEALNVLSDLQDSGSKPTVNLKKREKLVKS
- a CDS encoding C40 family peptidase, coding for MSLTKKTLSILTLLLLFSTGHAQIITSKKEALKKGVYQKPSDRKIVAAPEKPKLIAYTDAKARDTKESRTVSKSKKAALINDTNDNDIIIESYDNYLGTQMVYNAMTFMGVRYHGGGTTTAGMDCSGMVTAVFNIFDIKLPRSSNDMSKVGQKLDRKDIRVGDLIFFRTNGRSVINHVGMVTEVNDDEIKFIHSSTQSGVIISSTKEPYYQRTFAQANRVTGTL